One genomic region from Tenuifilum sp. 4138str encodes:
- a CDS encoding SemiSWEET family sugar transporter, giving the protein MIDVAQVFGLLGSITAASLFFPQVYTSWKTKKTHDLAWSGIVIGLLNGVFWIVYGLIRLDPFIYVTNTILFIGAFLLLILKKRYG; this is encoded by the coding sequence ATGATTGATGTTGCTCAGGTATTTGGTTTGCTCGGTTCAATAACTGCGGCAAGTTTATTCTTTCCACAGGTTTATACTTCATGGAAAACCAAAAAGACCCACGATTTGGCTTGGTCTGGAATTGTAATTGGTCTGCTGAACGGAGTTTTTTGGATTGTTTATGGCCTAATCCGTTTAGATCCCTTCATATACGTAACAAACACAATACTATTCATTGGCGCATTCCTGTTGCTTATCCTTAAGAAACGTTACGGTTAA
- a CDS encoding LEM-3-like GIY-YIG domain-containing protein — MRMARNPFYVYLLKDPRTKPAKPFYIGKGTGTRAWEHELNIDDSEKGKTIKSIKDEGKDVICSIIADDLTEEQALKIEAELISAFGVKNRGGFLTNKVSPNPEKISTKSKINIPDGCYEKAQMALELIKASVMELILANPEGIRNSDVAKYLGLQSDYLGGSKDYLSFSILGILLKEQKISRIEKGKHILRK; from the coding sequence ATGAGAATGGCTAGAAATCCTTTTTATGTTTATTTGCTGAAGGATCCGAGAACAAAACCTGCAAAACCATTTTATATTGGTAAAGGAACTGGGACTAGAGCGTGGGAGCATGAGTTAAATATTGATGATTCTGAAAAAGGGAAAACAATTAAAAGTATTAAGGATGAGGGTAAAGATGTTATTTGCTCAATAATTGCAGATGATTTAACTGAAGAACAAGCTCTTAAAATAGAAGCAGAATTAATATCTGCTTTTGGAGTAAAGAATAGGGGAGGTTTTTTGACTAATAAAGTTTCCCCAAATCCAGAAAAAATTTCTACTAAATCAAAAATAAATATCCCCGATGGATGTTATGAAAAAGCCCAAATGGCACTTGAGTTGATTAAAGCCAGCGTAATGGAATTAATTTTAGCAAATCCCGAAGGTATTAGAAATTCTGATGTTGCAAAGTACCTTGGTCTTCAATCAGATTATCTTGGTGGGTCAAAGGATTATTTAAGTTTTAGTATTCTTGGAATTTTACTTAAAGAACAGAAAATATCAAGAATTGAAAAAGGAAAACATATACTAAGAAAATAA